In Zingiber officinale cultivar Zhangliang chromosome 11B, Zo_v1.1, whole genome shotgun sequence, a single window of DNA contains:
- the LOC122034622 gene encoding GPI mannosyltransferase 2-like, with translation MPMAKKNEERAAECFLIRVALLSRLSLLILIAFWRLLFASYDTSASLSPSCLSTAARDQPPEAVLWPRLGAAIEASVVWDGVFFLRIAQCGYEYEQAYAFLPLLPACIVLLSRSVFAPLVPIIGYRAVLAISGYLLNNLAFLLAAVFFYRVSVIVLKDTASALRASVLFCFNPASIFYSSIYSESLYALFSLGGINYVFSGANTVAILLLALSGSARSNGALNAGYFCFQALRHAYDAINHKKKLLAAQAILIGAIQSILVFVPFLAFQAYGYFTICLGGNSTDSRPWCNERVPLLYGFLQSHYWGVGFLRYFQVKQLPNFLLASPTLSLAIGSVVLYSNLLYEAFQPLHMHKKNDFTLVSKSVESNKSSDAPHASANDMSYDNGQAKKKIKRRKQQERKQKISVCSEDHKSPDQILHSKEEIDLILVLPFILHLAFLTFTAFFVMHVQVSTRFLSASPPIYWFASHLLVSNRVNSRRVGCFICAYFVSYVLLGSLLFSNFYPFT, from the exons ATGCCAATGGCGAAGAAGAACGAAGAGAGAGCGGCGGAGTGCTTCTTGATCCGCGTTGCTCTCCTGTCGAGGCTCAGCCTTCTGATTCTGATCGCCTTTTGGCGCCTCCTCTTCGCCTCCTATGACACATCCGCCTCCCTCAGCCCTAGCTGCCTCAGTACCGCAGCCCGTGACCAACCGCCGGAAGCCGTACTTTGGCCCCGGCTAGGGGCAGCGATTGAGGCCAGCGTCGTCTGGGATGGTGTCTTCTTCCTCCGGATCGCCCAGTGTGGCTACGAGTACGAGCAGGCGTATGCCTTCCTCCCTCTTCTTCCCGCCTGCATCGTCCTACTTTCTCGATCCG TGTTTGCTCCTTTGGTACCGATAATTGGGTACAGAGCTGTGTTGGCGATATCAGGTTATCTGTTGAACAATCTTGCCTTTTTGCTTGCTGCAGTTTTCTTCTATAG GGTATCAGTTATAGTCTTAAAAGACACAGCGTCTGCATTAAGAGCATCAGTTTTGTTCTGCTTTAACCCAGCATCAATTTTTTATTCATCAAT CTATTCAGAGAGTCTATATGCCTTATTTTCACTTGGGGGAATAAACTATGTATTTTCTGGTGCAAATACTGTGGCGATCCTCCTGCTTGCACTCTCTGGTTCAGCTCGGTCAAATGGAGCACTTAATGCTGGTTATTTCTGTTTTCAGGCACTGAGACACGCTTATGATGCTATCAATCATAAAAAGAAGTTGCTC GCAGCACAGGCGATTCTGATTGGAGCCATACAATCTATTTTAGTATTTGTGCCATTTCTGGCATTCCAAGCATATGGATACTTCACTATCTGCTTAGGTGGTAATTCAACTGATTCGAGGCCTTGGTGCAATGAGAGAGTCCCTCTTCTATATGGTTTTCTTCAAAGTCATTACTG GGGAGTAGGTTTCCTTAGATATTTTCAAGTAAAACAGTTGCCTAATTTTCTTCTCGCATCTCCGACTCTATCTCTGGCTATTGGCTCAGTTGTTCTTTACTCAAATTTACTATATGAAGCTTTTCAGCCATTACATATgcacaagaaaaatgattttactcTTGTGTCAAAGTCAGTTGAATCAAATAAAAGTTCAGATGCTCCCCATGCTTCAGCAAATGATATGTCTTATGATAATGGTCAAG CTAAGAAGAAGATTAAGCGGAGAAAGCAGCAAGAAAgaaaacagaaaatttcagtgtgTTCAGAAGATCATAAGTCTCCTGATCAAATTCTTCATTCAAAAGAAGAAATTGACTTGATCTTAGTTCTTCCTTTTATCTTGCATCTGGCCTTTCTGACATTCACCGCCTTCTTCGTGATGCATGTACAG GTGTCAACGCGCTTCTTGTCAGCCAGCCCTCCTATATACTGGTTTGCATCTCACCTGTTAGTCTCAAACAGGGTCAACTCCAGAAGAGTGGGCTGCTTTATCTGTGCTTACTTTGTCAGTTATGTCCTCCTCGGCAGTTTGCTCTTCTCTAATTTCTATCCTTTCACTTGA